In Humulus lupulus chromosome 6, drHumLupu1.1, whole genome shotgun sequence, a single genomic region encodes these proteins:
- the LOC133782064 gene encoding V-type proton ATPase subunit d2, whose translation MYGFEAMTFNIHGGYLEAIVRGHRAGLLTAADYNNLCQCETLDDIKMHLSATEYGPYLQNEPSPLHTTTIVEKCTLKLVDEYKHMQCQATEPLSTFLEYITYGHMIDNVVLIVTGTLHERDVQELLEKCHPLGMFDSIATLAVAQNMRELYRLVLVDTPLAPYFSECITSEDLDDMNIEIMRNTLYKAYLEDFYRFCQKLGGATAEIMSDLLAFEADRRAVNITINSIGTELTRDDRRKLYSSFGLLYPYGHEELAVCEDIDQVRGAMEKYPPYQAIFSKLSYGESQMLDKAFYEEEVKRLCLAFEQQFHYGVFFAYMRLREQEIRNLMWISECVAQNQKSRVHDSVVFIF comes from the exons ATGTACGGATTTGAAGCTATGACCTTCAACATCCATGGCGGATACTTGGAGGCCATCGTTCGGGGACACCGCGCAGGGCTTCTCACGGCCGCTGATTATAACAATTTGTGTCAGTGCGAGACCCTCGACGACATCAAGATGCATCTCTCCGCCACCGAGTACGGACCCTACCTCCAAAATG AACCATCCCCATTGCATACAACTACGATTGTAGAGAAGTGCACTCTTAAATTGGTTGATGAGTATAAACACATGCAATGCCAAGCCACTGAGCCCCTGTCAACCTTCTTGGAGTATATCAC ATATGGTCACATGATTGACAATGTTGTCCTGATTGTTACTGGAACCTTGCATGAGAGAGACGTTCAGGAGCTACTGGAAAAATGCCATCCACTGGGCATGTTTGATAG CATTGCTACCCTGGCAGTTGCACAGAATATGCGAGAGCTGTACAGGCTAGTCCTTGTTGACACACCACTTGCTCCATACTTCTCTGAGTGCATTACATCAGAG GACTTGGATGACATGAACATTGAAATCATGAGGAACACTCTTTACAAGGCATACCTTGAAGATTTTTACAGGTTTTGTCAG AAACTTGGTGGTGCCACAGCTGAGATCATGTCTGACCTACTTGCTTTTGAGGCTGACAGAAGGGCTGTTAATATCACAATAAATAG CATTGGTACTGAGCTTACCCGAGATGATCGAAGAAAATTGTACTCTAGTTTTGGTTTACT CTATCCTTATGGCCATGAGGAACTTGCTGTCTGTGAGGACATTGATCAG GTTCGTGGTGCCATGGAAAAGTACCCTCCTTATCAGGCTATTTTCTCAAAACTATCTTATGGAGAAAGCCAGATGCTTGACAAGGCATTCTATGAAGAGGAGGTGAAAAGGCTTTGCCTGGCATTTGAGCAACAG TTCCATTACGGCGTATTCTTCGCATACATGAGATTGAGGGAGCAGGAGATCAGGAACCTGATGTGGATATCGGAGTGCGTGGCTCAGAACCAGAAGTCCAGAGTTCATGACAGTGTGGTGTTCATATTCTAG